One Desulfovibrio fairfieldensis genomic window carries:
- a CDS encoding glycosyltransferase family 2 protein produces the protein MGEIAKISALHHKITKKFILIYIMKQQDSRPDISVIVPVYNTERYIRQCLSSICNQSLKNIEIICINDGSPDASEAIIREMRLYDKRIILINKKNGGPSEARKTGVAQAAGKYIGFIDSDDYIEKYFFEYLYMAACAEDADIAVTTSMVAFSEDGKTYLKKSCFHEKKRQLTNKDRCSLFLHMGSACNKIYKNEFIKKSIKYYIPTTTPAEDNSFTIFSLITASKVTLTTEAKYFYRQRKASVSRAPVSLETCNQVYLLYGKILAQLQDLAPQDEQLYAAFIRRRRDWDCFQLAERLSTCHERMCFLKQTRDPRFHVMYLARKIRNLLKKAYSTSVKYLRNYE, from the coding sequence TTGGGGGAAATTGCAAAAATTTCGGCGTTACATCATAAAATAACTAAAAAATTTATCCTTATTTATATTATGAAGCAGCAAGATTCCCGCCCAGACATTTCTGTCATTGTCCCCGTATATAATACAGAACGTTATATCAGGCAGTGCCTCTCCAGCATTTGTAATCAATCATTAAAGAATATTGAAATAATTTGTATCAATGATGGTTCACCGGATGCTTCTGAAGCCATCATCCGCGAGATGCGCTTGTATGACAAGCGCATCATCCTGATCAATAAAAAGAACGGAGGGCCGTCCGAAGCTCGCAAAACCGGAGTAGCACAAGCGGCAGGAAAATATATCGGCTTTATTGATAGTGATGACTATATAGAAAAATATTTTTTTGAATATTTGTATATGGCAGCCTGTGCAGAAGACGCTGACATTGCGGTTACAACTTCTATGGTCGCTTTTTCAGAAGATGGTAAAACCTATCTCAAAAAATCTTGTTTTCATGAAAAGAAACGACAGCTCACAAATAAAGACCGTTGTTCTCTCTTTCTGCACATGGGAAGTGCTTGCAACAAAATATATAAAAATGAATTTATAAAAAAATCTATCAAATACTATATACCCACAACTACCCCGGCAGAAGATAATTCTTTTACAATATTCTCGCTTATTACAGCTAGCAAGGTTACCCTAACAACAGAGGCAAAATATTTTTATCGACAGCGTAAAGCATCCGTGTCCCGTGCGCCCGTTTCTTTGGAAACATGCAACCAAGTATATCTCCTTTACGGGAAAATTCTTGCTCAACTGCAGGACCTTGCTCCCCAAGATGAGCAGCTATACGCGGCTTTCATCCGCCGGCGCAGAGACTGGGATTGCTTCCAGCTGGCAGAGCGACTTTCCACATGCCATGAGCGCATGTGTTTTCTGAAACAGACTAGGGATCCACGTTTTCATGTTATGTACTTGGCAAGAAAAATCCGTAACCTGTTAAAAAAAGCATACAGCACGTCCGTCAAATACCTCCGCAACTACGAGTAA
- a CDS encoding glycosyltransferase: protein MHIALDVHDMNRTGGLEKVVMGIATEMARRGHQVSCFTYAAPLRSPTPPPSDGLRLEYYSFTGDAAIVRPMRDRILRSNPDVFISPSSFNNILFWSAVLRSTGIPLLYSEHNNPWRIEQERWNPEERKAALWAADAVHLLMPQFLDSVPTALRSKCRIIANPVPAPPAIPSQKHAPCILSLGRLAAVKQIPMLVRAFALLAAEFPLWELHIWGIGSDEKNIRKAIAATRCASRIFLHGITRQPAQQFAQADIFCIPSRFEGLPLTVVEAFSHGVPVVGFADCSGVNGLVRPNQNGLLAVEMTDTSLAACLRHLMADANARQYMGQVAQKDAQLFSPAIIYDQWERLLCETAASKGQTQLQKMDVCSPMSSLDEESWCNTMRKLCARKNLLLRDSQLLRRIIWRHPRLKALLKRLLQKA from the coding sequence ATGCACATTGCTCTTGATGTCCATGACATGAACCGCACTGGCGGCCTGGAAAAAGTCGTGATGGGCATTGCGACCGAAATGGCAAGGCGCGGCCATCAGGTAAGCTGCTTTACCTATGCCGCGCCGCTACGCTCCCCTACTCCCCCTCCGTCGGACGGACTGCGCCTAGAGTATTACTCCTTCACCGGAGACGCGGCCATAGTTCGCCCCATGCGCGACAGGATCCTGCGCAGTAATCCGGATGTCTTCATTAGCCCATCGTCCTTCAACAACATTCTGTTCTGGAGTGCCGTACTGCGCAGCACGGGCATTCCTCTGCTCTATTCCGAACATAATAATCCCTGGCGCATTGAGCAGGAACGCTGGAACCCGGAAGAGCGGAAGGCGGCGCTTTGGGCTGCGGATGCGGTACATCTGCTCATGCCCCAGTTTCTGGACTCAGTGCCCACGGCATTACGAAGCAAATGCCGCATCATCGCCAATCCTGTACCCGCGCCGCCAGCCATCCCTTCCCAAAAACATGCTCCCTGCATACTTTCCCTTGGCAGACTTGCTGCCGTAAAGCAAATCCCCATGTTGGTACGGGCGTTCGCGCTGCTTGCCGCGGAGTTTCCCCTCTGGGAACTGCATATCTGGGGGATCGGCAGCGATGAAAAAAATATTCGCAAGGCCATTGCCGCGACAAGATGCGCCTCCCGAATATTCCTGCACGGCATAACGCGACAACCGGCGCAGCAATTCGCCCAGGCGGATATTTTCTGCATTCCCTCCCGCTTTGAGGGCCTGCCGCTGACTGTTGTGGAAGCTTTTTCCCATGGTGTTCCGGTGGTGGGTTTCGCGGATTGCAGTGGCGTCAACGGCCTTGTCCGTCCAAACCAGAACGGGCTACTGGCGGTGGAAATGACAGATACAAGCTTGGCTGCCTGCCTCCGCCACCTGATGGCGGACGCCAATGCGCGACAGTACATGGGGCAGGTCGCGCAAAAGGACGCTCAGCTTTTTTCTCCGGCAATTATTTATGATCAGTGGGAACGCTTGCTGTGCGAAACCGCCGCCAGTAAGGGGCAAACGCAGCTACAAAAAATGGATGTCTGTTCCCCCATGTCCTCATTGGATGAGGAGAGCTGGTGCAACACCATGCGCAAGCTATGCGCCAGAAAGAATCTGCTTCTGCGTGATTCCCAATTGTTGCGTCGCATCATCTGGCGACACCCTCGCCTGAAGGCTTTGCTCAAACGGCTGCTGCAAAAAGCCTGA
- a CDS encoding glycosyltransferase family 4 protein produces the protein MQYLERLDGIEKMLKRIAIYTTISPEGGGSFQYGASILSALSQLDARNYQSRFWCRDPAWLPIAAQFHIPGTLFPAHSPLLQRIVLRGVRELRKVCDLPAQQFTPFFLPIQRWHPHICVCLNQAFTPLVNCKIIGPIHDLMHRYEARFPEVGEESVYCSREKLFASHCANADAILVDSHIGKEQVLEIYHPDPQKIFVLPFVPSPLAEHAEKPSHFPLTDDTPFLFYPAQMWLHKNHANLLRAVHSLLPELDIHCIFTGTKDKNGAALYDRLVDDLDLAQRVHHLGYVSDNEMRWLYENARCMIMPTFFGPTNIPPLEAMLAGCPVGVSNIYAMRERYGDAALYFDPKSAPDMANTIRKLWTDDALCLKLRKLGEKHIAAWGQIDFEKRFIHILHQIEES, from the coding sequence TTGCAATACCTGGAACGCCTGGATGGCATTGAAAAAATGTTAAAGCGGATAGCTATCTATACCACGATTTCTCCCGAAGGGGGAGGGAGCTTTCAGTATGGGGCATCGATCCTCTCCGCGCTCAGCCAACTGGATGCCAGGAACTATCAATCCCGATTCTGGTGCCGTGATCCTGCATGGCTCCCCATCGCCGCACAATTTCATATTCCCGGGACGCTGTTCCCCGCTCACTCCCCCCTGCTACAGCGAATCGTTTTGCGTGGAGTTCGAGAGCTGAGAAAAGTATGTGATTTGCCTGCCCAACAGTTTACTCCTTTCTTTCTTCCTATCCAGCGATGGCATCCTCATATATGTGTATGCCTTAATCAAGCTTTCACTCCGCTTGTTAATTGTAAGATAATCGGTCCTATCCATGATCTAATGCATCGTTACGAAGCACGCTTCCCTGAAGTGGGAGAGGAAAGCGTATACTGCAGCAGAGAAAAGCTCTTCGCCAGCCATTGTGCCAATGCTGATGCCATTCTCGTTGACTCGCACATCGGTAAAGAACAGGTACTGGAGATATATCATCCTGATCCCCAAAAAATATTTGTCCTCCCTTTCGTGCCTTCGCCTCTGGCAGAACATGCTGAGAAGCCCTCACATTTTCCCCTCACCGACGACACTCCCTTCCTTTTTTACCCGGCACAGATGTGGCTGCATAAAAATCATGCAAACCTGCTGAGAGCCGTGCACAGCCTGCTTCCCGAGCTTGATATTCACTGCATCTTTACCGGCACAAAAGATAAAAATGGGGCTGCATTATATGATCGCCTTGTAGATGACCTGGATCTTGCGCAACGAGTTCACCATCTCGGCTATGTCAGCGACAATGAAATGCGATGGTTGTATGAAAATGCCCGATGCATGATTATGCCCACCTTCTTTGGTCCGACAAACATACCTCCGCTTGAAGCTATGCTGGCGGGTTGTCCTGTCGGCGTATCCAATATCTATGCCATGCGTGAACGCTATGGAGACGCAGCCCTTTACTTTGACCCCAAAAGCGCTCCAGATATGGCCAACACTATACGAAAACTCTGGACAGACGATGCCCTGTGCCTGAAATTGAGAAAACTTGGAGAAAAGCATATAGCAGCTTGGGGACAAATAGATTTTGAAAAACGCTTTATACATATTTTGCATCAGATAGAGGAGTCATAA
- a CDS encoding glycosyltransferase family 2 protein, whose protein sequence is MAPFFTIITSTYNAASTLPRLLDSLTLQTCKDFNWIVQDGASTDDTMRIVERYRDRLPEILADSGKDSGIYDAWNTALNHWRDKLGEWVLFMGADDMLADNHVLNQAKNLLQDCSEKIIFGAGELILFDPDLGFVEHSPQQYSAINFERRFFGMPFQHPALFNKKSIFKQSNFDISFKIAGDYDFILRTWKSPEQVYPLNITVTKMAIGGISSSSQTKKKCQSEKCRAIKKNLPFDWKHGLRYVVILVDVYFFNIKMELKNKFYLSEGGKALWGKLQKFRRYIIK, encoded by the coding sequence ATGGCTCCTTTCTTCACCATCATCACATCCACCTATAATGCCGCGTCTACCCTGCCCAGATTGCTAGATTCCTTGACGCTCCAGACTTGCAAGGACTTTAACTGGATTGTGCAGGACGGCGCCTCTACAGATGACACCATGCGCATAGTGGAGCGGTATCGTGACCGTCTACCGGAAATTTTGGCGGATAGCGGTAAGGACAGCGGCATCTACGATGCATGGAATACGGCCCTGAACCACTGGCGAGACAAGCTGGGGGAATGGGTGCTCTTCATGGGGGCGGACGATATGCTTGCGGATAATCACGTACTGAACCAAGCTAAGAACTTACTCCAAGATTGTTCTGAAAAAATTATCTTCGGAGCAGGAGAGCTGATTCTTTTTGACCCTGATCTTGGTTTTGTAGAACACTCTCCCCAACAATATTCCGCAATAAACTTTGAGCGACGTTTCTTTGGAATGCCGTTTCAGCATCCAGCTCTTTTCAACAAAAAGAGCATATTCAAGCAAAGTAATTTTGATATCAGCTTCAAAATAGCTGGTGATTACGATTTCATTTTGCGTACATGGAAATCTCCAGAACAAGTATATCCGCTCAATATCACAGTTACTAAAATGGCGATTGGCGGAATATCCAGCTCATCGCAAACTAAAAAAAAGTGTCAGTCAGAAAAATGCAGAGCAATCAAAAAAAATCTTCCATTTGACTGGAAACACGGCCTTCGATATGTTGTTATCCTTGTGGACGTCTATTTTTTCAACATCAAAATGGAATTAAAAAATAAATTCTATTTGTCTGAAGGCGGTAAGGCTCTTTGGGGGAAATTGCAAAAATTTCGGCGTTACATCATAAAATAA
- a CDS encoding glycosyltransferase: protein MNNRRGQKNILLLSTADWDNPFWTNKQRMAVLFAEHDYNVVYVDSLGLRQPSLHPRDIKRIFKRLLKAVPIPRNVAKNIWRISPFLLPFHSIPFVRRINRYILLLTIKWNLFLLGIRRPLIITYTPIVSDICRSLPHEGIVYHCVDDLGASPGIDVNVIRQEEARLAQIADICFVTSRHLQKMLAPIFSRVIYDPNVCDLGLFQSAHDRLDEPMELVGIPRPRLIFIGALSQYKVDFSLMQRVAELLPDVQWVLIGPVGEGQPDTEKPPRMPNVHILGPRSYEHLPAFLAHCDIAVLPAARNAYTTSMFPMKFFEYLASGLPVVATRLPALEEFEKLYFPADTAEEFAEHIRNVLEGERRDANLIDAACLYHTWEARFKRMETAVQSVLAKE, encoded by the coding sequence ATGAATAACAGACGAGGTCAGAAAAATATTCTTCTTTTGTCCACAGCAGACTGGGATAATCCTTTCTGGACTAATAAGCAAAGGATGGCCGTTTTATTTGCTGAGCATGACTATAATGTCGTTTATGTCGATTCTCTCGGCTTGCGGCAACCCTCCTTGCATCCGCGTGATATAAAAAGAATTTTCAAGAGATTGCTCAAAGCGGTTCCTATCCCGCGCAATGTGGCCAAGAATATCTGGCGCATTTCGCCATTTCTCTTGCCATTTCATTCAATCCCCTTTGTGCGCAGAATCAATCGGTACATTCTTTTGCTGACGATTAAATGGAATCTATTTTTACTGGGAATTAGACGTCCACTCATCATCACATATACGCCTATCGTCAGTGATATCTGCCGGTCATTGCCGCATGAAGGCATCGTTTACCATTGTGTTGATGATTTGGGAGCGTCTCCGGGGATTGATGTTAACGTCATCCGGCAGGAAGAGGCCCGGCTGGCACAAATCGCCGATATCTGTTTTGTGACATCACGTCATCTGCAAAAGATGCTCGCCCCTATCTTTTCAAGAGTCATATATGATCCTAATGTCTGTGATCTCGGCTTGTTTCAGAGCGCCCATGACCGTCTTGATGAGCCAATGGAACTAGTGGGCATCCCCCGTCCCCGCCTCATCTTCATCGGTGCGCTCAGTCAGTATAAGGTGGATTTTTCCCTGATGCAGCGCGTAGCGGAACTGCTGCCGGATGTGCAGTGGGTACTCATTGGGCCAGTGGGGGAAGGACAGCCAGACACAGAGAAACCGCCTCGTATGCCCAATGTGCATATTTTGGGACCGCGCTCTTATGAGCATCTGCCGGCTTTTCTGGCACATTGCGATATTGCCGTATTGCCTGCCGCGCGCAATGCCTACACGACGTCCATGTTCCCGATGAAATTTTTTGAATACCTTGCCTCCGGACTTCCTGTGGTGGCAACACGGCTTCCGGCACTGGAGGAGTTTGAAAAACTCTATTTTCCAGCGGATACGGCGGAGGAATTTGCGGAACATATCCGCAATGTGCTGGAAGGGGAGCGCAGAGACGCCAATCTCATTGATGCCGCGTGTTTATATCATACCTGGGAGGCCAGATTTAAACGCATGGAGACAGCCGTACAGTCTGTTCTCGCCAAAGAATAA